In Symphalangus syndactylus isolate Jambi chromosome 9, NHGRI_mSymSyn1-v2.1_pri, whole genome shotgun sequence, the genomic stretch tgccctgaTCATCAAAGCCCTCAAGGAACcaccaagagacagaaagaaacagaaaaacattaaacacagTGGGAATATAACTTTTGATGAGATCGTCAACATTGTTCGACAGATGCGACACCGATCCTTAGCCAGAGAACTCTCTGGAACCATTAAAGAGATCTTGGGGACTGCCCAGTCTGTGGGCTGTAATGTTGATGGCCGCCACCCTCATGACATCATATATGACATCAACAGTGGTGCTGTGGAATGCCCAGCCAGTTaagcacaaaggaaaatatttaaataaaggatCATTTGACaactggtggaaaaaaaaaaaaaaaaacaaaaaaaaacaagatatttgCTTGATTGACTGTGAGCTGTTTTTGGTTTAGAGCCTCTGGATTTGGGGGTCTGCACAGGTGGACATGATGAGATCTAGAGtcatgttcttttcattttttttttttatttttttgagacagagtctcactctgtcacccaggctggagtgcagtggcacgatcttggctcactgcaagcttcgcctcctgggttaacgccattctcctgcctcagcctcctgagtagctgggactacaggtgcccgccaccacacccggctaattttttgtattttttagtagagacggggttttacggtgttagccaggatggtctcaatctcctgacttcgtgatcagcccgcctcggcctcccaaagtgctgggattacaggtgtgagccaccacacccagcctagaggCATGTTCTTAGTGCCTAGACTGTCAGCTACAAGCCAGAACCAAGCCAAATATGCTCCCTTCTCCCCTGCTTTCCCTGCTTGCCTACTGGCTATTTGGAGAGGGGTTGAATCCTCCAGATATAGTCTTCACAGCCTTGTCTTCTATCCTGACCATTGCACCTGGTATGTCAGGACTCAGAGAGGCCTTGACCTTCATAGGCCTCCTGCATACCACGAGGCTACTTGGCACCCAGAATGACTAAGGGAAGACATTAAGGAGGGTACCTGtgtcatattttcaaaattattttcagtaatttaaaatcttcaagtcatgttatgttaaattaaataataatcaaAATGTCTGAGTCATTTATAAGTTAAAATATTGAAACATTAATTATTAAACATGAGTTTGTCTGTATACGTTGatgttatttttatatgataCAGAAAAGCTACATATATTTAGATCtgttaaaaaaacaataatttgaagaaaaatctttctaaaaacttaaaaaaatagtttttatcgCAAATGCTGATATAAAAttagttcaaaattattttctagggTTTTAATCAGAAATTAAGGTTACTAAGGTTTAAAATTTTAGTTGATATATGTAATTAAAGCTACTAGAGATGGAACAATTTTGTATACATAGTGTATAAACAAAAGCAAGATATGCTTTTCATGAGGAAAgttaaaaaagcacaaaaatatgtgttaaaaatattatctggTTTGAGGTTTCTTATAGGTTTCACACTGAAGgagtaaaaaaatagaaaaaaacaagatgaaTATAGAAAGCtggaaaatgcaaaatgaaaggtTTATGGAAATCTCGTGTGGTTAAAAGAAGCCAGATTAGATAAATTTATTTatgagattttattaaaattagctttagtATTTATAATACACtaatacaaaagtaaaatttgattTCTCTTTTGAACAAAAATGTGCATAGCATTTATTAATAAGAcacagtaaaatattttcatttatgcaTTGAATAAactgcaaaaaaggaaaaaaacgaGGAGGAAAAAGAGGCAGGATCTATCATGCTGTCTTATGTCTTATAATTGAAAGACTGAGTCTCCTCTATCAAAGActacagcttttttctttttcaaaaaaaaagtcttgtaaTTATCactttggctaaatgaatgaccATTAatttatggtgatctgtgatcctATCTTGGTCAAGTGTTATAAAACCTTTGCCAATTTGATGGGCTCCCCAAAATCAAATTTCAGGTCAAAATTAAGTCTCTTTCAATCTCTAACTTTGGGATGCTACAGAGGGCACCTGAAGCAGCCAAAAGAGAgataaacaggattatttgaaaGGTTAAATTACATGGGAAGCACTGTCAAACACGAAATGATCTTTAATCTTCaacttatattttaatgaatatgttattaatatgtgtaccaaaattgtatgggatttctaaaattctagtaTGTCTGGGCATATGCTCTCAGTCATATTTATGGTTGTTATGTTATTATAGGCCATATAAATGAcaaaatttccttgtcaattatGTCTTTATAATCATTTAAAGTTATTTCCACAGTTATTGCTTAATTTTAATGCAGTTCCTGAAAACTTTACAAGCACCCAAAATCCTAGAGTATGGTATCTTTAAGGAGGTTCATGAAAGGATAGAAAGGACCCCGACAAGCACTCTTGAATACAGGTTTCTGGTAACTTTAGGATCATATAATTTGGGTGGGGTAAGAATTCTTAGAATTTAAGGCTgatcgtggtggctcacgcttgtactcccagcactttgggaggctgaggagggtggatcacaaggtcaggagttcaagaacagcctggccaacacagtgaaccccatctctactaaaaatagaaaaattagctggacgtggtggcgggccctgtaatcccagctacccaggaggctgaggaaggagagtcacttgaacccgggaggcggaggttgcaatgagctgagatcgtgcgactgcactccagcctgggcaacagagctagactccatcttaaaaaaaaaagaattctcagaacTTTAATGAACAGATTGACTAGTTTATAAAACTGCTAACCCAAGCAGGACAAAAATATTCAATACTAAGAAAATACTTTGTCAGATTTTCATGCTAAACTAGACAGTACTGAAATTGTTTATATATGCAATGTGAACAAACTCCATGATCCAAGTCAAAATACCTATAACTTTCAGTTATCAGTGCTGTGAACCTAAATTGGAGAAACAATTGTTATTTAAGAGGACATTAAGTCCAACATTAAGCATGGACTCATGGAGAACCTGGACAGCcaccttgtgcttcctgagtccTTAGAGCTTTTGTTATTAAACACTCTGCATTCTATGACTCATCATGGAAGAGATAAAATTatccaaattaaaaatgtattaattggAAGACAGTCACATAGGAATAGCTCcgatctgcagctcccagcgtgattgacacagaagatgggtgatttttgcatttccaactgagctaCCTGGTTCATCTTATtaggactggttggacagtgggtgcagcccacggagggtgaggtgaagcagggtggggcatcacctcacccaggaggtgcaaggggttgggggatatccctttcctagccaagggaagccgtgacagactgtacGTGGAAAAACGGGACACTCTTACCCAAATATGCCCTTTTCCAACAGTctcagcaaatggcacaccacgagattatatcccacacctggctaggtgagtcccacacccacagagccttgctcactactagcgcagcagtctgagatcgacctgtgaggcagcagcctggcggggtggggggcatccgtcattgctgaggcttgagtaggtaaacaaagcggccgggGGAAGCTCGAACTTGtcggagcccaccgcagctcagcaaggccatctgcctctgtagactccaactctgggggcagggcacagctgaacaaaaggcagcagaaacttctgcagacttaaacatccctacctgacagctctgaagagaccagtggttctcccagcacggtgtTTTAGCTCTGAAAACAGACAGACtacctcttcaagtgggtccctgacccctgagtagcctaactgggagacacctcccagtaggggttgactgacacctcatacaggagggTGCCCTTCTgggaagaagcttccagaggaaggatcaggaagcaatatttgctgttctgcgatatttgctgttctacagcctctaCTGCTGATACtcagacaaacagggtctggagtggacctccagcacactcgaacagacctgcagctgagggacctgactgttagaaggaaaactaacaaacaaaaaggaatagcatcaacatcaacaaaaaggacatccacacccaaaccccatctgtaggtcaccaacatcaaagaccaaaggcagataaaaccacaaagatggggagaaaccagagcagaaaagctgaaaattctaaaaaccagagtgcctcttctcctctaaaggatcgcagctccttgccagcaacggaacaaagcttgACGGAGAACGAGTTTgacgagctgacagaagtaggcttcagaaggtcggtaataacaaacttctgcAAGCTAAAGAAGAATGTTCGAACCCATAACAagaaagctaaaaaccttgaaaaaagattagatgaatagctaactagaataaagAGTGTAGAgaagaagaccttaaatgacctgatggagctgaaaaccatggcacaagaactatgtgacacatgcacaagcttcaatagccgattcaatcaagtggaagaaaggctatcattgactgaagatcaaattaaggaaataaagcgagaagagaagtttagagaaaaaagagtaaaaagaaatgaacaaagccaccaagaaatatggaactatgtaaAAACACCAAATCTACGTccgactggtgtacctgaaagtgacggggagaatggaaccaagttggaaaacactcctcaggatattatccaggagaacttccccaacctagcaaggcaggccaacattcaaattcaggaaatacagagaatgccacaaagatactcctcgacaAGAGcaaacccaagacacataattgtcagattcaccaaggttgaaatgaaggaaaaaatgttaacggcggccagagagaaaggtcaggttacccacaaagggaagcccatcagactaacagcagatctcacggcagaaactctacaagccagaagagagtgggggacaatattcaacattcttaaagaaaagaattttcaacccagaatctcatatccagccaaactaagcttcataagtgaagaagaaataaaatcctttacagacaagcaaatgctgagagatttcgtcaccaccaggcctgccttacaggagctcctgaagcaagcactaaacatggaaaggaaagaccgGTATCAGCCaccgcaaaaacatgccaaattgtaaagaccattgatgctaggaagaaactgcatcaactaacgggcaaaataaccagctaacatcataatgacaggatcaaattcacacataacaatattaacctcaaatgtaaatggcctaaatgccccagttaaaagacacagactggcaaattggataaagagtccagacccatcagtgtactgtattcaggagacccatctcatgtgcagagacacacgtagactcaaaataaaaggatagaggaagatctaccaagcaaatggaaagcaaaaaaaagcaggagttgcaattctagtctctgataaaatagactttaaaccaacaaagatcaaaagagacaaagaaggccattacataatggtaaagagatcaattcaacaagaagagctaactatcctaaatgtacatgcacccaatacaggagcacccagattcataaagcaagtttttagagacttacaaagagacttagactcccacaccataataatgggagactttaacaccccactgtcaatattagacagatcaatgagacagaaagttaacaaggatatccaggactcgAACTCAGCTGTGCACCAAGcgtacctaatagacatctacagaactctccatccaaatcaacagagtatacactcttctcagcaccacatcgcacttattcaaaaattgaccacataattggaagtaaaacactcctcagcaaatgcaaaagaacagaaatcataacaaactctctctcagaccacagtgcaatcaaattagaactcaggattaagaaactcattcaaaactgcacaactacatggaaactgaacaacctgctcctgaatgactactgggtacataacgaaatgaaggcagaaataaagatgttctttgaaaccaatgggaacaaagacacaacataccaaaatctctgcactaaatgcccacaagagaaagcaggaaagatctaaaattgacaccctaacatcacaatta encodes the following:
- the LOC129490052 gene encoding large ribosomal subunit protein uL11-like; this translates as MLPKFDPNEIKVVYLRCTGGEVGATSALAPKIGPLGLSPKKVGDDIAKATGDWKGLRITVKLTIQNRQAQIEVVPSASALIIKALKEPPRDRKKQKNIKHSGNITFDEIVNIVRQMRHRSLARELSGTIKEILGTAQSVGCNVDGRHPHDIIYDINSGAVECPAS